The following are encoded together in the Plasmodium knowlesi strain H genome assembly, chromosome: 8 genome:
- a CDS encoding ATP-dependent RNA helicase DDX42, putative, which produces MNGPSGDGSPEQCANAKEGESGDQEMDPLDEFMMEINKVLEEEKQKTESREKDAEEAAKSAPQKGSNFTRTEKEPLRGNTPKCVGNYFVRETKSHVERKSNHTLDNHTEEDGGHDDDSLDDNDATADIYEFLEKKNEELASEKRRLEAHAGKGTHDRNMMSDDSPDDGDGFFQNGRESNKENEIIENDINYDEVHLDHFNKDIFVTDNSITDFTLEESVEYKKKNNITTIGFSVPKPLFSFLQLKNVIDKEVLENMYNLSISILSPIQSIVIPIFLSGRDFIASSRTGSGKTLSFIISLIIHLVNYKKIEKEKKGKNFHKESDPPEEEHTVTSPPGAIPTSLPSKQGKGNASSHALILTPTRELCVQIYDQINKLCLNKLKSCILFNGINYKNAYDDIHKGVDIIIANVKTLINFVNKTYLSLTKIKYVILDEFDRLFSKQFVHSVTSILRNIRPDAMKGFFSSTFSEQSCELAKPYLNKKFIIIKVGENNILIDKKFYILEDHAKYDCLLNCVHACAPSGQGFIFCNSKKNVMTLYEKLKREISLRHISFDYIYGDIDQTERLYKLDCLKKKKTQVMISTDLMARGIDIIDLNFVINYDCPNDIFVYVHRIGRCSRMNNRGQAITFIQPSEKRIAFLIYSHLNNKKEKVDQTLEDFIRRNNLHNDVQMKKVKRKMNDSIFDVSQKKAKHPGDNKSILADFAFKKMSAPSRSGEDALKNLKVFTPNDVLTSSDEDY; this is translated from the exons ATGAACGGCCCCAGTGGAGATGGCTCCCCGGAGCAATGCGCGAACGCAAAGGAGGGTGAATCGGGGGATCAGGAAATGGACCCCTTGGACGAATTCATgatggaaataaataaagtcttggaggaggagaagcaAAAGACGGAGTCGCGAGAAAAGGACGCAGAAGAAGCAGCCAAGTCGGCACCCCAAAAGGGTAGTAATTTTACACGTACGGAGAAGGAACCCCTTAGGGGAAATACCCCTAAATGTGTAGGAAATTACTTTGTTAGGGAAACCAAATCTCATgtcgaaagaaaaagtaatcACACTTTGGATAACCATACAGAAGAGGATGGTGGACACGATGACGATAGTCTGGATGACAACGACGCCACAGCGGACATTTAtgaatttttggaaaaaaaaaatgaagaattggCAAGCGAGAAACGTCGCTTAGAAGCACACGCAGGAAAAGGAACCCACGACAGGAACATGATGAGTGATGATTCTCCAGATGATGGGGATGGCTTCTTCCAAAACGGAAGAGAGAGCAACaaggaaaacgaaataaTTGAAAATGATATAAACTACGATGAGGTGCATCTGGACCACTTTAATAAAGACATCTTTGTCACAGATAACAGCATCACAGATTTTACTTTGGAAGAAAGTGtcgaatacaaaaaaaaaaataacatcacAACTATCGGATTCAGCGTTCCGaaaccccttttttcctttttgcaattaaaaaatgtgatagaCAAGGAGGTGTTGGAGAATATGTACAATTTGTCCATAAGCATCTTGTCACCCATTCAGAGTATTGTTATCCCAATCTTTTTAAGTGGTAGGGATTTTATAGCCAGTAGCAGAACTGGTTCAGGAAAAACCCTCTCCTTCATCATATCTTTGATTATCCATTTGgtaaattacaaaaaaattgagaaggaaaaaaaaggaaaaaatttccacaaAGAAAGCGACCCTCCGGAAGAGGAACACACAGTGACATCCCCACCCGGGGCAATACCAACATCATTACCTTCCAAACAAGGTAAAGGTAACGCCTCATCACATGCTCTAATACTAACTCCGACAAGAGAAttgtgtgtgcaaatatatGACCAAATTAACAAACTCTgtttgaacaaattaaaatctTGTATCCTGTTCAACGgaataaattataaaaatgcatATGATGACATTCACAAAGGAGTGGACATTATAATTGCAAATGTAAAAACGTTaatcaattttgttaataaaaCGTATCTTTCCCTTACTAAAATAAAGTATGTCATTTTGGACGAATTTGACCGACTCTTTTCGAAGCAGTTTGTCCACTCTGTCACATCCATACTTAGGAATATAAGGCCGGACGCGATGAAgggatttttttcctccaccttTTCGGAGCAATCGTGTGAACTGGCAAAGCCCtacttaaataaaaaattcatcatcATCAAGGTGGGCGAGAACAACATTTtaattgataaaaaattctACATTTTAGAAGACCATGCTAAGTATGACTGTTTACTCAATTGTGTGCATGCTTGCGCCCCAAGTGGCCAAGGATTTATTTTCTGcaatagcaaaaaaaatgtgatgactttatatgaaaaattgaaaagggaaatCTCGCTCAGACACATATCGTTTGATTACATTTATGGAGACATAGACCAGACGGAGAGGCTATACAAATTAGATTgcctgaaaaaaaagaaaactcaAGTTATGATCAGCACGGACCTGATGGCACGCGGCATCGACATCATCGACTTGAACTTCGTCATCAACTACGACTGCCCCAACGATATCTTCGTCTACGTGCACAGGATAGGCAGATGTTCCCGGATGAACAATCGCG gACAAGCCATAACGTTCATACAGCCATCCGAAAAAAGAATTGCTTTCCTCATATACAGCCACTTaaataacaaaaaggaaaaagtggatcAGACGCTGGAAGACTTTATTCGCAGGAACAACCTTCATAATGATgtccaaatgaaaaaagtgaaaagaaaaatgaacgacTCCATCTTTGATGTGTCGCAGAAGAAGGCAAAGCATCCCGGAGATAACAAATCTATTTTGGCTGACTttgcctttaaaaaaatgtccgCGCCATCCAGAAGTGGTGAAGacgctttaaaaaatttgaaggtCTTTACGCCAAATGATGTTTTGACATCCTCCGATGAGGACTACTGA
- a CDS encoding WD repeat-containing protein, putative, which yields MLQKNENMDSRREQKDKTNPVKGVNFKRQKLSDGGDLCASATLLQAPDDTPSGKFLYKSADTRGSRQSSGSSEREGHFRESHTNLCKNVVKTEMESTTSMNTKIRRVLRGNDHSIDYQNGYPQNMHTLEQQTDMVMGKHVGKANSVGNHEAPIMRNHVSDTYKALINICLKEIKKNAIPEDVDDVYRVLKNKDLIFDDDKMGRNEYVRMKEHISRGSNSSSDSKPSSFTHRKRWHNSVYIQTGDKVSPYEVNSKRNKRRSSSIRIRNGRNEAPKSYPGEGERRDYNNWSDEEQEGVRCNQSGTEDVGHMADGTHGADGTHGADGGDELNVDRSAKKKLKTGMERSATAIECINSYPSRGITLARATTREKIESDMYNIFKGVINMLTCKYPEHNIKEFFFSSHDKLKEEYERNKSKSIQITSYEPNKCNNIYTKIKQELFYMTNNTKLRNHIINRRYMFEVYNYCVKNIKRNITVLSHFIPNKKDFKFITKMKFNNSCENVITSGKDGYIKIFHAMTGNLILCIRAHQNAISDFDIHRSDKYILSCDEKGVVKFWLIDKHKFKTLFTYRRTFLMKKVQFFYHEKRNNHHNNGNGTYKTYAICSTNSYFFIIMFDDLSNDSQLLYSMDMNLGVVKFPPYIQFAYSLSYNVSPYMYNSLIMSNGPIKGLKNCYLMFINTSNQCVEKYCEKNDFSNTTNYKRRKKKLMFLLLTSKPFYDDEERCDDLLSITPNDVNFITYVNKIDESKYKSAQTDDVIELTDKGEKKKQKMSEEDLSYAKIFHCFDINILQNNTKKNIGFSLFKRFEDFNEEIVRFSFSNRSADFLTVQFNGSIFLWHFQDYLDKDEGARRNRNYARSKNVHSGERSKINICCFYTSLYVEFFMESLALNESNKAKGGKTDLGGSRGKGEDADKFGDKKNFRGNEKNNSTKDVNDENEYDNLFVISSTSCSSYCYSSSGNENVPRVNRERELKRKRLLRAQREVNLSGSAPLGTRVPDENNKSGEANNALGEDPGETNNASVIMEGIVHNSASANGRRRTNGNNRGDTNRLASNDLSTIQLSTNRFTSNRFTSDGLTENRLHTNQASAKSNTQCVYNEKANSNKPKMRAKKLNYKISNIAFNISDEYLIVADGITNKSNSSKEDTFAVTMKTNLSIFCLRTYEEIKNFDLKKCNSYVSFIKPNPFFTDIILFGCFRKYIYLLNVQKKKIIKKYSYDSELKNLSAEWSKNGYLFIVSHNYGYFSIFTMNRNASYKLTLCDQITSYQLCSLNDPSINEVTENYDNMNSLPDVFMYDSLEANNMDGAVDIVRFNQGGTRGGGVTAPRGFFFGEGIYNSPSFNAAVEIAGVRGSFNHNWSGATVIDTTVRNGPTTRNGPTTRNGPTTRSGTASRNEAHGNRGRRAPRRSNRIIEDSSELSCSANSIYTLYTDSNSRTSVQNGKEANDSKRKKKTKKKKKNKDGSDGGSQKSQNDEVRIIDKDSFEGKEEKHVINLESIPSNKDEVINVEDVHRECIKNNSTRKKEVINLDSVISDNYSYGFRSKRTARNRSTALNVGTRSSATNTENAPRRKRLHIARKEDTQNLSSHSNDHPSGSDSGRDDALSREGSSNGEYTYPSRKSPFQRNKKRNRHMPSSNFKAKSGKHDECLLTGGSHEREGAQYSYDVSISKLKEFFSGEKRKENEEFVKRDRYMSDWDTDFEKCSSINFFSDNSNYASYSDDMFADSSEGFKMGSIGSGIHTPFESDLHGHVKHVSRRKNPCDRSDGAPRKGRWEPHNSSTMWSLKRGAKGGSHPLSSNASSSSRQDDYDDHYDEWSGEPSTVDRAIAPTSERTPRRKNKLSKEGNNPCLLNFTNANILVDKKFKIYEEHLQPMLPKYSSFNCHKNYLEKITRSPVDPICVQMNYLVQMCRRVKRDNSINLKSLLTFDLLYKALINYGASGDVTTLTTVNPGTHHACGVSPRRDHKKWLNQRGASISHGSTFADVLGEYRSSSVSDGHHCGVDMEERLSHQGVKVKKNFQVVNSMGEEELQPRIPAHRKNEKSEAFLRLLRGCARDKIGGGFNSSTFDGGRSMEDPSSEPNRDFKGKESPFSATLSRCIETFKRKSSYKDKYKMCYVNAMRVGRSYKRFISVSSNFERSSVLSHYSSEGKRIHAKNPFREQMDEMSQSLIYQVLKKLPCREEEDIDTFIYYKKKAYAEKNIKEILHCYLKHYTNVDRNMRQFDHRLFIYTNNNRMLFINSHTIKLLKILEESYSKSLIRESFNLMNNCQLKGRNCIIKNIDGINNCSFLNPYSLYLRSTGNYDFLNSRNVQNSLLSSYARYNELFAMFRGSMQANNLATGVGSRNIANGGSTASLANVANTNSTMNVTNFLLNYENVLSSGRNTDIAIISEHSSVFTSDQSANFFTEDEEDDDDDYDDDDYVHDDYDFDYRHASSSYSRRNNRRNRRRGNTRTPKRTTNSRRSNRTRNNNNTTPRRTSARNKKNNERKNYNCDSVVHANVRKSDRLRNKEISRRENNAGGGGINNGDDDFLNNHGDDIFNNDNNNNDNGNGNGRHLRNNASNYSRSRYNTRSSNINRDFT from the coding sequence ATGCtgcaaaaaaacgaaaacatGGATTCACGCAGAGAACAGAAAGATAAAACTAATCCAGTGAAGGGtgtaaattttaaaaggcaAAAATTAAGTGATGGGGGAGATTTGTGCGCCTCTGCAACTCTGCTACAAGCTCCGGATGACACCCCCagtggaaaatttttatataaaagtgCGGACACCAGGGGCAGTAGGCAATCCAGTGGAAGTAGTGAACGTGAAGGCCACTTTCGGGAAAGCCACACAAACCTGTGCAAGAACGTTGTCAAGACAGAAATGGAAAGCACCACTTCGATGAACACTAAAATTAGAAGAGTCTTACGGGGGAATGACCACTCTATTGATTACCAAAATGGTTACCCCCAAAACATGCATACGCTTGAGCAGCAAACGGACATGGTAATGGGAAAACATGTAGGGAAGGCAAACAGTGTGGGTAATCATGAAGCTCCCATCATGCGAAACCACGTTAGTGATACGTACAAGGCTCTCATCAACATTTGTttaaaggaaattaaaaaaaatgctattcCAGAAGATGTGGACGATGTGTATAGAGTCCTTAAAAACAAGGACTTGATATTTGATGATGATAAAATGGGTCGCAACGAATATGTCAGGATGAAGGAACACATATCCCGTGGGAGTAACTCATCCAGTGACTCAAAACCATCATCCTTTACTCATCGGAAACGTTGGCATAACTCTGTCTATATCCAGACGGGTGATAAAGTGTCCCCCTACGAAGTAAATAGCAAGAGGAACAAACGTAGAAGCAGCTCTATTAGAATCAGAAACGGCAGAAATGAAGCACCCAAGAGCTATCCTGGGGAAGGTGAAAGGAGGGACTATAACAACTGGAGTGATGAGGAACAGGAGGGTGTCAGATGTAACCAGTCGGGCACGGAAGATGTTGGACATATGGCTGATGGCACACATGGAGCTGATGGAACACATGGAGCTGATGGAGGGGACGAATTGAACGTAGATCGGTCTGCCAAGAAGAAACTGAAAACGGGAATGGAGAGAAGTGCCACCGCAATAGAATGCATCAATTCGTACCCAAGTAGAGGAATCACCCTTGCGAGAGCCACCACTAGGGAGAAAATCGAATCGGACATGTACAATATATTCAAAGGGGTAATAAACATGCTCACGTGTAAATACCCGGAGCACAACATAAAGGAGTTCTTCTTTAGCAGCCATGATAAACTGAAAGAAGAATATGAGAGGAACAAAAGTAAGTCCATACAAATAACTAGCTACGAGCCTAACAAGTGCAACAACATATACACCAAAATAAAGCAGGAACTATTTTACATGACGAACAACACCAAACTAAGGAATCACATAATTAACAGAAGGTATATGTTTGAAGTTTACAATTATtgtgtgaaaaatattaagagAAATATAACCGTactttctcattttattccaaataaaaaggatttcAAGTTTAtaacgaaaatgaaatttaaCAACAGTTGTGAAAATGTTATAACATCTGGAAAGGATGGATATATAAAAATCTTCCATGCCATGACAGGTAACCTAATCCTCTGCATTAGAGCACATCAGAATGCCATCTCTGATTTTGATATTCACCGTTCTGATAAGTACATACTCTCCTGTGATGAAAAGGGAGTAGTTAAATTTTGGCTAATTGATAAACACAAATTTAAAACGCTCTTCACATATAGAAGAACGTTTCTAATGAAGAAGGTGCAGTTCTTTTATCATGAAAAGAGGAACAACCATCACAATAATGGAAATGGTACTTACAAAACTTATGCTATCTGCTCCACCAACTCCTACTTCTTTATCATAATGTTTGATGACCTTAGTAATGATTCACAATTGTTATACTCCATGGATATGAATCTTGGAGTGGTTAAATTTCCTCCCTACATTCAATTTGCCTATTCTCTAAGTTATAACGTATCTCCCTACATGTACAACTCTTTGATCATGTCCAATGGACCCATTAAAGGATTAAAGAATTGTTACCTCATGTTTATTAACACGTCTAACCAATGTGTCGAAAAATATTGTGAGAAGAATGATTTTTCCAACACCACCAATTataagaggaggaagaaaaaactaaTGTTTCTACTACTTACTTCCAAGCCATTCtacgatgatgaagaaaggTGTGACGACCTGCTAAGCATCACCCCCAATGATGTAAACTTCATCACATATGTTAACAAGATTGATGAGAGTAAATATAAGAGTGCCCAAACCGATGATGTTATCGAGTTGACtgacaaaggagaaaagaaaaaacaaaaaatgagtgAAGAAGATCTTTCATATgcgaaaatttttcattgtttTGATATCaacattttacaaaataataCTAAGAAGAATATTGGTTTTTCTCTGTTCAAACGGTTCGAAGATTTTAACGAAGAAATTGTccgcttctccttctctaaCCGTTCTGCTGATTTCCTCACTGTGCAGTTTAACGGTTCTATATTTCTCTGGCACTTCCAGGACTACCTCGACAAGGATGAGGGCGCCAGACGAAACAGGAACTATGCCCGCAGCAAAAATGTGCATAGTGGTGAACGTAGCAAAATCAACATTTGCTGCTTCTACACCTCCCTGTACGTTGAATTTTTCATGGAATCCTTGGCCTTGAACGAGAGCAATAAGGCCAAGGGAGGGAAAACCGACCTGGGAGGCTCCCGGGGTAAAGGGGAGGATGCTGATAAGTTTGGcgataagaaaaatttcagGGGTAACGAAAAGAACAATTCTACGAAGGATgtgaatgatgaaaatgagtACGATAATTTGTTTGTTATATCTTCTACGTCCTGTTCGTCGTACTGTTACTCCTCCAGTGGGAATGAAAACGTGCCAAGGGTCAACAGGGAGAGGGAACTCAAGAGGAAGCGGCTCCTTAGAGCACAGCGGGAAGTCAACCTCAGCGGAAGTGCACCACTGGGGACAAGGGTTCCCGATGAGAATAACAAATCTGGAGAAGCCAATAATGCACTCGGTGAAGACCCGGGGGAAACGAACAATGCCAGCGTCATCATGGAGGGCATCGTCCACAACAGTGCCAGCGCCAATGGTAGGAGGAGgacaaatggaaataataGAGGTGACACGAATCGGCTTGCATCTAATGATCTGTCAACTATCCAACTCAGCACAAACCGCTTCACATCGAACCGATTCACATCAGACGGCTTGACAGAAAATCGCCTGCACACCAACCAGGCGAGCGCAAAAAGCAACACACAATGCGTATACAACGAGAAGGCAAATAGTAACAAGCCAAAAATGAGAGCCAAAAAGTTAAACTACAAAATCAGCAACATCGCTTTTAACATTTCTGATGAGTATCTGATCGTGGCTGATGGCATAACTAACAAGTCTAACTCATCGAAGGAAGACACCTTTGCTGTGACCATGAAAACCAACCTATCTATATTTTGTCTGAGGACctatgaagaaattaaaaacttcgacctaaaaaaatgtaacagTTATGTTAGTTTTATCAAGCCAAACCCGTTCTTCACAGATATAATTCTCTTTGGCTGTTTTAgaaaatacatttatttgttaaatgtacagaagaagaaaattataaaaaagtatTCGTACGATAGTGAGTTGAAAAACTTAAGTGCGGAGTGGAGTAAAAATGGCTATCTCTTCATCGTCTCTCACAATTATGGctacttctccattttcacGATGAACAGAAATGCCTCCTACAAGTTAACTCTATGCGATCAAATTACCTCTTACCAACTTTGCTCGTTGAACGATCCCAGCATTAATGAAGTGACGGAGAATTATGACAATATGAATTCGCTCCCagatgtatttatgtatgatTCTCTCGAAGCAAATAATATGGATGGCGCGGTAGATATTGTGAGATTTAACCAAGGTGGTACGAGAGGAGGAGGCGTAACTGCCCCCAGAGGATTCTTCTTCGGAGAGGGGATATACAATTCACCTAGTTTTAACGCGGCTGTGGAAATCGCAGGGGTACGTGGAAGCTTCAACCACAATTGGAGCGGAGCCACCGTAATCGATACCACTGTGAGGAATGGGCCTACTACCAGGAATGGACCCACGACGAGGAATGGACCTACTACCAGGAGTGGTACCGCTTCGCGGAACGAGGCGCATGGAAACAGAGGGAGAAGAGCCCCCCGGCGAAGCAATCGAATTATAGAAGACAGCTCGGAGCTCTCCTGCTCGGCCAACTCCATTTATACGCTCTACACGGATAGCAACTCCAGAACTTCGGTACAAAACGGGAAAGAAGCAAATGAttccaagagaaaaaaaaaaacaaaaaaaaaaaaaaaaaacaaagacgGTTCAGATGGTGGCAGCCAGAAGAgccaaaatgatgaagtCAGAATTATCGACAAAGACAGTTtcgaagggaaggaagaaaaacacgTTATCAATTTGGAGAGCATCCCCTCAAACAAGGATGAAGTTATCAATGTAGAAGATGTGCACCGAGAGtgcattaaaaataattccacccgaaagaaagaagttaTTAACCTTGATAGCGTCATCAGTGACAATTACTCCTACGGGTTTAGGAGCAAAAGGACAGCAAGGAACAGATCCACCGCGTTGAATGTGGGAACCAGGTCAAGTGCAACCAACACGGAAAATGCACCTAGGCGAAAGAGGCTTCATATAGCTAGAAAGGAGGATACCCAAAATTTAAGTAGTCATTCGAATGACCACCCCAGTGGAAGTGACAGCGGAAGGGATGATGCTCTGTCAAGGGAAGGAAGTTCGAATGGGGAATACACATATCCTTCTAGGAAGAGCCCCTTccaaagaaacaaaaagagaaatagaCATATGCCTTCCTCAAATTTTAAAGCTAAAAGCGGTAAACACGACGAGTGCTTGTTAACTGGAGGTTCCCACGAAAGGGAAGGAGCACAATATTCATACGATGTCAGTATTAGCAAATTGAAAGAATTTTTCAGTGGAGAGAAgcgaaaggaaaacgaagaGTTCGTGAAGAGGGATCGATACATGAGTGATTGGGACACcgattttgaaaaatgtagttccattaatttttttagtgaCAATTCAAATTATGCAAGTTATTCTGATGATATGTTTGCAGATTCATCTGAAGGGTTCAAAATGGGTTCGATCGGAAGTGGGATCCACACACCATTCGAATCGGACCTACATGGACACGTAAAGCATGTGAGTAGGCGGAAGAACCCATGTGATCGCTCCGATGGTGCACCACGGAAGGGAAGATGGGAACCACATAATTCAAGCACCATGTGGTCATTAAAACGGGGGGCTAAGGGGGGAAGTCACCCCTTGAGTAGTAACGCCAGTAGTAGCAGCCGGCAGGACGATTACGATGACCACTACGACGAATGGTCAGGCGAACCTAGCACAGTTGACCGTGCAATTGCCCCTACTTCAGAGCGTACCCCCCGCAGAAAAAACAAGCTCAGCAAGGAAGGAAACAACCCTTGTCTGCTAAACTTCACAAACGCAAACATTTTGGTGGACAAGAAATTTAAGATATATGAAGAGCACCTGCAGCCGATGCTTCCAAAATATTCAAGCTTCAATTgccataaaaattatttagaGAAAATTACGAGATCCCCGGTGGATCCCATATGCGTCCAGATGAACTACTTGGTCCAAATGTGCAGGAGGGTGAAGAGAGACAACTCCATAAATCTGAAGTCTCTCCTTACCTTTGACCTTCTGTACAAAGCATTAATAAATTATGGAGCAAGTGGCGATGTTACGACACTCACTACGGTGAATCCCGGTACTCACCATGCATGCGGTGTTTCCCCCAGAAGGGATCACAAGAAATGGTTGAACCAGAGAGGGGCGAGCATTTCCCACGGTAGTACTTTCGCAGATGTGTTGGGTGAGTATAGAAGCAGCTCAGTCAGTGATGGACACCATTGCGGAGTCGATATGGAAGAGCGCCTTAGCCACCAAGGTGTCAAGGTCAAGAAGAACTTCCAGGTGGTAAATAGCAtgggggaggaggaactcCAACCCAGAATTCCCGCCCATAGGAAGAATGAGAAAAGTGAAGCGTTCCTCCGGCTGTTGCGGGGTTGCGCGCGTGATAAAATCGGAGGTGGTTTCAACAGTTCCACCTTCGATGGTGGAAGGAGCATGGAGGACCCTTCCTCTGAACCGAATCGAGAtttcaaagggaaagaaagcCCGTTCAGTGCAACACTGAGCAGATGTATAGAAACGTTCAAACGGAAAAGCTCCTACAAGGACAAGTACAAGATGTGCTATGTGAACGCCATGCGAGTAGGCCGGTCGTACAAACGGTTCATAAGTGTAAGTTCAAACTTTGAGAGAAGCAGTGTCCTAAGCCACTATAGCagtgaagggaaaaggatCCACGCGAAGAACCCATTCCGAGAACAAATGGACGAAATGAGTCAATCGTTGATCTACCAAGTTTTGAAAAAGCTTCCTTgtagagaagaagaagacattgatacttttatttattataagAAGAAAGCCTacgcagaaaaaaacattaaagAAATTCTTCATTGTTATCTGAAACACTACACTAACGTGGATAGAAACATGAGGCAGTTCGACCATAGGTTGTTCATCTACACAAACAACAACCGAATGCTCTTTATAAACTCACACACGATAAAATTATTGAAAATTTTAGAAGAGAGTTACAGTAAAAGCTTAATTAGAGAAAGCTTCAACCTAATGAATAATTGTCAgctgaaaggaagaaactgtataattaaaaatatcgaTGGGATCAACAACTGTAGCTTCCTGAACCCATATTCCTTGTATCTAAGGTCCACTGGAAATTATGATTTTCTAAATTCAAGAAATGTTCAAAATTCTCTACTCTCCAGTTATGCTAGGTACAATGAATTATTTGCAATGTTTAGAGGTAGCATGCAAGCGAACAATTTAGCAACTGGAGTTGGTTCACGCAACATTGCCAATGGAGGTAGCACTGCTAGCTTGGCTAACGTTGCCAATACGAATAGCACCATGAACGTTACCAACTTTTTATTGAATTATGAAAACGTTTTGAGCTCAGGAAGGAATACTGATATAGCTATCATAAGTGAACATTCCTCAGTTTTTACTAGTGACCAATCAGCAAACTTTTTTAcagaggatgaagaagacgatgatgatgattaCGACGATGACGATTATGTTCATGACGATTATGATTTTGACTATCGTCACGCATCGAGTTCTTATTCCAGAAGGAACAACAGAAGGAACAGACGCAGGGGAAATACCCGAACTCCTAAAAGAACCACTAACAGTAGACGCTCAAACAGAACGcgcaataataataacaccACCCCCAGAAGGACCTCGGctaggaataaaaaaaataatgaaaggaaaaattacaactGTGATTCCGTCGTCCATGCCAATGTCAGGAAAAGCGACCGCctaaggaataaagaaattaGCCGACGGGAGAACAACGCAGGGGGAGGGGGCATCAATAATGGGGATGATGATTTTCTCAACAACCATGGAGATGACATTTTTAACAATGACAATAACAACAACGACAACGGTAACGGTAACGGCAGGCACCTCAGGAACAACGCATCCAACTATTCCAGAAGTCGGTACAACACAAGGTCGTCCAACATAAATCGGGATTTTACCTGA